One Megalops cyprinoides isolate fMegCyp1 chromosome 23, fMegCyp1.pri, whole genome shotgun sequence genomic region harbors:
- the LOC118770089 gene encoding gamma-secretase-activating protein, producing MLNLRATFDLQKDVIPHILRNDDSGRGIKDPCSLSEADVRVINVEKDGGVLYSWKGPACITRIGKYDPGTKQNKVLYTFDKEVFVSSCSLNKEETLLAISLSQKSKREERLIPVSKCKTLLIEIHPKNNIKVLKAVDCGIRVQFLAPDSEKPSVLESHLLLIAEDGYIEQFHIFLTKQEGYRVVIQNPERLVKDRVAEDFTWVQWDVATQRLFYLIPREKSMLKCVQFYPDRNFETLFELSLELPAHLFTSVRFVSLGYDHCKEDRQDDEGPKLVVFSSRAERSMCVCYSHPAQEDISYTIAFVHRGCSKTFTVAQQGRRLRGNPDLLFLFLDYYIVVYLAGGFLHLINSRQQDLCCHSIFLSGEDARLCQLGAGSVFLNLPEASLLDVRAGIVYKADISQAFLLDLLYRSRLDSQRLAVLHCMLVYLSPDSELELKIIDWLCENVMTLDTFDQIQEFILASLYRMVYQQSLSLDKVLPYSSVFEKKDLAPGLKEIPGVKCTSELLSQPVFKGKARNFKGYWEELQWNMEKMKYFEAVPHPRYRTSQIQADWTRLLAQLSAEEKKSSSSLRHIEENTRKVLSMVDTWRLDKKVVPLFQEEDQQQRALIGLMVDKLREHLNRHLPRLGKKKIDVLVVNYVAKLLELVRHMLETVWLKHKLGPAVLSFKHQGSSAEWAVFHMMCRILEATKGLCLPLPPGYHTLLAVLGLRCLPRHAFLQHVDHGLLQLTEPFVSRLITDLDNSEDNEQLKFSIMKRLPESMEQKIYQLWDHPISSACISRKYVQGLLEKHAKTKGSGFMEREKPCFQPEFLPLTYLAKLLADMENLAQNPFEQQENVDARFVEETALKQTLILLGLEEK from the exons ATGCTCAACCTACGCGCAACTTTTGATCTTCAGAAAGATGTAATCCCGCACATTTTAAGAAATGATGATTCCGGAAGAGGAATAAAAG ATCCATGTAGCTTGTCAGAAGCAGATGTCAGAGTCATCAACGTGGAAAAAGATGGAGGTGTTTTATATTCCTGGAAA GGTCCGGCCTGTATCACCCGGATAGGAAAATACGATCCCGGTACAAAGCAGAACAAG GTCCTGTACACGTTTGACAAGGAGGTGTTTGTAAGCAGTTGCTCCCTAAACAAGGAGGAAACCCTGCTAG ccATCAGTCTGTCACAGAAGTCAAAGCGGGAGGAACGCCTGATTCCAG ttTCAAAGTGTAAGACGCTGCTCATCGAGATACACCCgaaaaacaacatcaaagtcCTGAAAGCCGTAGACTGTGGGATCAGAGTCCAG TTTTTAGCCCCCGACTCTGAGAAGCCGTCCGTTCTGGAGAGCCACCTGCTGCTGATTGCAGAGGATGGAT ATATTGAACAGTTCCACATATTCCTTACCAAGCAAGAAGGCTACAGAGTG GTGATCCAGAACCCGGAGCGGCTGGTTAAAGACAGGGTGGCTGAGGACTTCACCTGGGTGCAGTGGGACGTGGCCACACAGAGACTCTTCTACCTCATCCCCAGG GAAAAATCCatgctgaaatgtgtgcagttttACCCAGACCGGAACTTTGAAACTCTG TTTGAGCTGTCACTGGAACTGCCTGCCCATCTATTCACCTCTGTGAG GTTTGTTAGCCTGGGGTACGACCACTGCAAAGAGGACAGGCAGGACGATGAGGGACCGAAGCTGGTGGTGTTCAGCAGCAGGGCAG AGA GGAGCATGTGTGTCTGCTACAGCCACCCTGCACAGGAGGACATCTCCTACACCATCGCCTTTGTGCACAGAG GCTGCAGCAAGACCTTCACAGTGGCTCAGCAGGGCCGGCGTCTCCGCGGCAACCCTGAcctgctctttctcttcctGG aTTACTACATCGTGGTCTACCTGGCTGGGGGCTTCCTGCACCTCATCaacagcaggcagcaggacCTGTGCTGCCACAGCATCTTCCTGTCAG gtgAGGATGCCAGGCTGTGTCAGCTGGGGGCGGGCAGTGTGTTTCTGAATCTGCCCGAGGCGTCCCTGCTGGACGTGCGGGCGGGGATCGTGTACAAAGCAGACATCAGCCAGGCCTTCCTGCTCGACCTGCTGTACAGAAGCAGGCTGGACTCCCAGCGCCTGGCCGTCCTGCACTGCATGCTGGTCTACCTGAGCCCGGActcagagctggagctgaag ATCATCGACTGGCTCTGTGAGAACGTCATGACTTTAGACACCTTTGATCAAATTCAAGAGTTCATCCTGG CATCCCTGTACAGGATGGTGTACCAGCAGTCTCTGAGTCTGGATAAAGTGCTGCCATACTCCTCTGTGTTTGAGAAGAAG gaCCTGGCTCCTGGTCTGAAGGAGATCCCTGGAGTAAAATGCACCTCCGAGCTCCTGTCTCAGCCTGTGTTCAAAGGGAAG GCCAGGAACTTCAAAGGGTACTGGGAGGAACTGCAGTGGAACATGGAGAAGATGAAATACTTTGAGGCGGTTCCACACCCCAGATACAGAACCTCTCAGATCCAGGCCGACTGGACACGACTACTGGCCCAACTG agcGCAGAGGAGAAGAAGTCTTCCAGCAGCTTACGGCACATCGAGGAGAACACCAGAAA GGTTCTGTCCATGGTGGACACCTGGCGCTTAG ATAAGAAGGTGGTGCCCCTCTTCCAGGAGGAGGACcaacagcagagggcgctgaTAGGCTTG ATGGTGGACAAGCTGCGAGAGCATTTAAACAGACATTTACCTCGCCTGGGGAAGAAGAAGATTGACGTTCTGGTTGTCAATTATGTTGCAAAGCTG CTGGAGCTGGTCAGACACATGCTGGAGACAGTGTGGCTGAAGCATAAGCTAGGACCTGCCGTGCTTTCTTT taAGCATCAGGGCAGCTCGGCCGAGTGGGCCGTCTTTCACATGATGTGCCGGATTCTGGAAGCCACTAAAGgactctgcctgcccctcccccctg GCTACCACACCCTGCTGGCTGTTCTGGGGCTGCGCTGTCTGCCGCGCCACGCCTTCCTGCAGCACGTGGACCACGGCCTGCTGCAGCTCACCGAGCCCTTCGTCTCGCGCCTCATCACAG ACCTCGACAACAGCGAGGACAACGAACAGCTCAAGTTCAGCATCATGAAAAGACTGCCTGAG TCCATGGAGCAGAAAATCTATCAGCTCTGGGATCATCCAATCAGCTCGGCCTGTATATCCAGGAAGTACGTCCAAGGACTCCTCGAAAAACACGCCAAGACCAAA GGGTCTGGCTtcatggagagggagaagccATGCTTCCAGCCGGAGTTTCTGCCCCTCACCTACTTGGCCAAACTCCTCGCCGATATGGAAAATCTGG ctcagaaCCCGTTTGAGCAGCAGGAGAACGTGGACGCCCGCTTCGTGGAGGAGACCGCACTGAAGCAGACGCTCATCCTGCTGGGGCTGGAGGAGAAGTGA